From one Solanum stenotomum isolate F172 chromosome 12, ASM1918654v1, whole genome shotgun sequence genomic stretch:
- the LOC125847868 gene encoding probable WRKY transcription factor 65 isoform X1 — protein MDGRFNNFFVSEQEDSENSPENSSDSPRSGLFNDNKMMTSTSSPKRSRRSIEKRVVSVPIKEVEGSKMKGEISMPPSDSWAWRKYGQKPIKGSPYPRGYYRCSSSKGCPARKQVERSRADPNMLVVTYSCEHNHPWPASRNNQHNHRTSCIINNNTKTKMKTIASLTTTTTTITTSTINSDIVVSEEKVTRDFTRPSEPNSDEKFVNLGESSSSLISANEFGWFSDLIECTSTTMLESPILTEVNCDIDMSSTLTMREEDVSLFADLGELPECSTVFGRGMMERDEEHRRLSLTPWCGTTG, from the exons ATGGATGGAAGATTCAATAACTTTTTTGTTTCTGAGCAAGAAGATTCCGAGAACTCACCGGAAAACAGCTCCGATTCACCGCGTTCCGGTTTGTTCAATGATAACAAGATGATGACTTCAACTTCGTCCCCTAAAAGAAG caGAAGATCCATAGAAAAAAGAGTGGTGTCAGTGCCAATTAAAGAAGTTGAAGGATCAAAAATGAAAGGTGAAATAAGTATGCCACCATCTGATTCTTGGGCATGGAGAAAATATGGACAAAAGCCCATCAAAGGTTCCCCCTATCCCAG GGGATATTATAGATGTAGTAGTTCAAAAGGATGTCCAGCTAGAAAACAAGTTGAAAGGAGCCGTGCGGACCCAAACATGTTGGTTGTGACATATTCTTGTGAACATAACCATCCTTGGCCGGCTTCTAGAAATAATCAACACAACCATCGTACATCatgtattattaataataatacaaagACGAAGATGAAAACAATAGCatcattaacaacaacaacaacaacaataacaacatcaaCGATAAATTCTGATATCGTGGTTTCAGAAGAAAAGGTCACGAGGGATTTCACCCGTCCATCGGAGCCTAATTCGGACGAAAAATTTGTCAATCTCGGTGAATCATCATCGTCTCTAATTAGTGCAAATGAATTCGGATGGTTTTCGGATTTAATTGAGTGTACTTCAACAACTATGCTAGAAAGTCCAATTTTGACCGAAGTTAACTGTGATATTGACATGTCATCAACGTTGACAATGCGAGAGGAAGACGTGTCACTTTTCGCCGATCTCGGAGAGTTACCGGAATGTTCAACGGTGTTTGGCCGTGGAATGATGGAGAGAGATGAGGAACATCGTCGACTTAGCTTGACACCTTGGTGTGGTACTACAGGCTAA
- the LOC125847868 gene encoding probable WRKY transcription factor 65 isoform X2 — translation MDGRFNNFFVSEQEDSENSPENSSDSPRSGLFNDNKMMTSTSSPKRRRSIEKRVVSVPIKEVEGSKMKGEISMPPSDSWAWRKYGQKPIKGSPYPRGYYRCSSSKGCPARKQVERSRADPNMLVVTYSCEHNHPWPASRNNQHNHRTSCIINNNTKTKMKTIASLTTTTTTITTSTINSDIVVSEEKVTRDFTRPSEPNSDEKFVNLGESSSSLISANEFGWFSDLIECTSTTMLESPILTEVNCDIDMSSTLTMREEDVSLFADLGELPECSTVFGRGMMERDEEHRRLSLTPWCGTTG, via the exons ATGGATGGAAGATTCAATAACTTTTTTGTTTCTGAGCAAGAAGATTCCGAGAACTCACCGGAAAACAGCTCCGATTCACCGCGTTCCGGTTTGTTCAATGATAACAAGATGATGACTTCAACTTCGTCCCCTAAAAGAAG AAGATCCATAGAAAAAAGAGTGGTGTCAGTGCCAATTAAAGAAGTTGAAGGATCAAAAATGAAAGGTGAAATAAGTATGCCACCATCTGATTCTTGGGCATGGAGAAAATATGGACAAAAGCCCATCAAAGGTTCCCCCTATCCCAG GGGATATTATAGATGTAGTAGTTCAAAAGGATGTCCAGCTAGAAAACAAGTTGAAAGGAGCCGTGCGGACCCAAACATGTTGGTTGTGACATATTCTTGTGAACATAACCATCCTTGGCCGGCTTCTAGAAATAATCAACACAACCATCGTACATCatgtattattaataataatacaaagACGAAGATGAAAACAATAGCatcattaacaacaacaacaacaacaataacaacatcaaCGATAAATTCTGATATCGTGGTTTCAGAAGAAAAGGTCACGAGGGATTTCACCCGTCCATCGGAGCCTAATTCGGACGAAAAATTTGTCAATCTCGGTGAATCATCATCGTCTCTAATTAGTGCAAATGAATTCGGATGGTTTTCGGATTTAATTGAGTGTACTTCAACAACTATGCTAGAAAGTCCAATTTTGACCGAAGTTAACTGTGATATTGACATGTCATCAACGTTGACAATGCGAGAGGAAGACGTGTCACTTTTCGCCGATCTCGGAGAGTTACCGGAATGTTCAACGGTGTTTGGCCGTGGAATGATGGAGAGAGATGAGGAACATCGTCGACTTAGCTTGACACCTTGGTGTGGTACTACAGGCTAA